The genomic region TGGATCAGCGACAGCGACCTGACCGGGCTTCAATCGTGCACCGCTCGCCGGATCAAACGTCACCACCTCCAACGGTAGGTCCAGCCACTTGATCGTTCGTTCCATGATCGGGCGGGAACCAATGACCACCGGCTGACAGAGCTTCGCGAGCGCCTTGTCGGCGAGCGCCTTGGCAATGACCTCGGGTCCGATGCCCGCTGGATCTCCCATCGTGAGACCCAAGACAGGGCGGACCGATCGTTGTGAGGGTTTACGAGCCATGGGTGTACAAAAATAAGGTGTATCCAAGGTACAGCAGCGCGCTGCCGCTGAGCAACCAGGGCCGCCAATGCCCAGACCAGACTGCCTGCAACAGACTCATGCCCATGGCAATGACGGCCAGAACCATTGTCGCCAACGCCGTGGTCCCCAGGGTCCACTCTGTCCCGAGCAATCCGACGGAGACCGGGATCGAGCCCTGAAAGACCATCGCACCGGTCACATTACCGACGGCCAACCGATCCTTCTTCCGGTACAACCACAAAAAGCTATTGGACATCTCGGGCAATTCCGTGGCCAGGGGAGCGATCAGGAGCGCTAGGATCAGCGGTGAAACCTGCATTTCAGCTGAAATCGAATTGGCCGCCGTGACGAAGAGATGCGCACCCCCGACCAGACCGAGCAAGCCCACGATGCCCTGCAGCCCGATCACAAAATAGGACGGTTTGGTGGAGCGGCGGGCGAACAGCAGGGGTTCCAGGTCTCCACCCCCTTCCGACTCCTCATCTTCCGCAGAAAATTTCAGCTTCATGTAGTAGACGTACATCGCCAGGAGCACCACCGCCACCGCAATGTGGAGGACACGCGAAGGAATCGCCGCACAGGTCAACGCTAATACATAGCTGATGAGGAAGAAACTGATATCGACCCGGACCTCGCCGTAGTTGAGCTTGAAGGTCGCCGTCCGTTTCCCGAGCTTGGCATACAGCAGCAGCAACAGCGCGAGGATAGGCAATACCAATGTGCTGAGCATAAAGGGAGCCCCGAGAATGGCGCCAAGCCCTACCTCCATCTGCTCCCGGCCAGCCCCGAAAAAAATCGCGATGATCGGAATGGACGTTTCGGGCAGCGTCGTGCCGACGGCAGCGAACACACTTCCGACGGCACCTTCAGAAATGTTCATGCGCTTGCCGAGCCATTCGATGCCATTCGTGAACAGATGGCACCCGGCCAAGGTGATGACCACCGAAGCCACAAACATGCCGACATACAAGAGAATGGTCACAGGCGCCCTCGCAAGAGTGCCGTCTTCCGGCTGGAGGTATTGGGGTAGCAGCGTCGACTCATGCGCGTTTCGTCGTCCGTTTCGTTCCGGCCTGCGTGCGCCGGAACGCCAGCATGGCCTCCTCTAAAATGTCCTTTACCGGCCTGCCGCTCTGTTCGGCAATGCGTTTGCAGTCGTCATACTCCGGAG from Nitrospira sp. harbors:
- a CDS encoding sodium:calcium antiporter, which gives rise to MTILLYVGMFVASVVITLAGCHLFTNGIEWLGKRMNISEGAVGSVFAAVGTTLPETSIPIIAIFFGAGREQMEVGLGAILGAPFMLSTLVLPILALLLLLYAKLGKRTATFKLNYGEVRVDISFFLISYVLALTCAAIPSRVLHIAVAVVLLAMYVYYMKLKFSAEDEESEGGGDLEPLLFARRSTKPSYFVIGLQGIVGLLGLVGGAHLFVTAANSISAEMQVSPLILALLIAPLATELPEMSNSFLWLYRKKDRLAVGNVTGAMVFQGSIPVSVGLLGTEWTLGTTALATMVLAVIAMGMSLLQAVWSGHWRPWLLSGSALLYLGYTLFLYTHGS